The genome window AATCGTTATATTTGTACCTATGAAGATTTCCCATATTTTTAACTTATTTTTATTCGGACTTTTTCTGACAATTTTCTCTTGTAAAGAACCTGGCTGCACCGATGCCAACGCTATAAATTATGATAGTGCAGCTAATGAAGATGATAACTCTTGCTTATACAACGGCAGCTTAAACATAGACTTCAGACTAGTAAATGGCAATCAAGCCTTTAGCAAATACGATACTATACAAAGCCAAGATTATAGTTTTCGTCTTGAAAAAATTAAATTCTACATAAGTAATTTACAACTCAAGTCTTCGGATGAGAACAAATTTCTTAGTGAAGTTCACCTCTACGACATAGATAATGCTAATTCCAAAAGTCTAACTTTTAACTTAGAAGAAGGAACGTTTGATAGCTTGTATTTTGATTTGGGACTGAATAGTGAACAGAATAGCACAACCCCTGCAAATTATGATGTGAACCATCCGTTAGGGTTAAATCAAAATACCTTTTGGGCTATGGAGCCCTCATCTTATATTTTTGTAATGATAGAAGGCAAAATGGATACCCTAGTGGGCGATGACTATTATCCATTAACCTATCATTTGGCTCATAGTGATTTGCTTAGAAATGTAGCTTTAGAAAAACCAATAAATATATCCCATGAAAATACAAACACCTTGGTAGTTGATGTAGATGTATCCAAAATTTTTGACTCTGTTGATTTATCTGAAGAATTACCACACCAAAGCACTAACTCTAAGCTAGCACAGCTATTAATGGATAACTTCTCTACTACCTTTGAAATTCAGTAAATACATATATCTACTTTTAACATTGATACTCTTTTCTTGTCAAAGAGATATCCCATATATAGAACCATTTGTTTACAATCCTACTTATGTAGTTTTAGAAAAACCTAAGGGCTTTCCACAAGCTAGTATTCCAGCAGATAACCCTATGACAGAAGAAGGTATTAAATTAGGTAAAAAACTTTTCTACGACCCTATTCTTTCAGGAGATAACACAATGTCTTGTGCTGATTGTCATTTTCAGGCCAATTCTTTCAGTGACCCCGTACAATTTAGTGTTGGTATAGAAGGTGTCTTGGGCGATATGAATGCTTCTACCATTGTAAATCCAGCATGGAACACTTCAAACTTTTGGGACGGCAGGTCTGTTACTTTAGAAGACCAAGCTTTTGGACCTGTTACGAGCTTTATAGAATTACATTCGCCCAGTTGGCAAGAGGTAAGTCGTAAGCTTATGGCAAACGACACCTACAAAAACATGTTTAGAGAGGCATTCAATATTGAAGTTATTGATTCAAATTACGTTGTTAAGGCCATTGCTCAATTTGAAAGAACATTAATTTCTGCCGATTCTAAATTCGATAAATTCTTGGATTATAGAGCAAGTCTTACCCCATCTGAATTGAGAGGTAAAGAAATTTTCACCACAGAAAAAGGGGATTGTTTTCACTGTCACTCCTACCCTTTATTCACAAGTAATGATTTCCATAACAATGGTCTAGACCCTGAATTAGAAATGGACAACGGTAGGTTTAATGTTACAAGAGATGTTAATGATAAAGGCAAGTTTAAAAGCCCATCTCTTAGAAATATCGAACTCACAGCACCATACATGCATGATGGTAGATTTCAAACCCTAGAAGAGGTTATTGAACACTATAATTTTGGCGGTCATAATTCAACTACTATTGACCCACTAATGAAAAAAGTTGGTATAGGATTAGGTTTGAGCCAGCAAAACAAAGTAGATTTGATAAATTTTCTAAAAACCTTGACAGATACAAGTTTTATCAATAATCCCAATTTTCAACCTTAGACTTTGATATGAGGCGAATAATCCAAATATATTTAACTGTTTCATTTATGACACTCATATCTTCTGAGGCATTTTCTCAGCTTAGATGTGGTACTATGCAAAGATGGACTGCTGAAATCAAAGACCATCCTCACCTCATTGAAAAGCGTCAAAAAATTGAAAATGACCTAATAAAATGGCAAAAAAGTACCGCTTTAAACTCATACAACATTCCTGTAGTATTCCATATTCTTTATGAAAACGAAAGCGAGAACATTAGTTTAGAACAAATTCAAAGCCAGCTTGATGTGCTTAATCAAGACTTTAATCGAACTAATACTGATGCCAATCAAACACCTGCAGAATTCCTTAATGTTGCAGCCAACTGCAATATCAATTTCTGTCTAGCTCAGCGAACACCTAATAATGACAGTACATCGGGCATTACCTACACCCAAACCGATATAAGCTCTTTTTCTTTATACGACAACCGAATTTTTCAGGACTCTTTGGGAGGTAAGACTATTTGGGACTCAAAAAGATATTTAAATATCTACGTTTGTGATTTAACCAATGCCCTTGGTTTCTCCTCCTTTCCAGGAGGTATTGAAAATAGAGATGCCATAGTCATTAATTACAGTAATTTTGGAACTATAGATGTTTCTCCTCCATTTAACAAAGGTAGAACTGCTACTCATGAGCTTGGTCATTGGCTCAATCTATTTCATATTTGGGGCGATAGCAATTGTGGAAACGACCAAGTGCAAGACACTCCTACACAAGATACAGAAAACTACGGCTGTCCTTCACACCCTAGTCCATCTTGCTCAAATAATGGGGATATGTTTCAAAACTTTATGGACTATACAGACGATGCCTGTATGAATCTTTTTACAGAAGGACAAAAAGATAGAATGCACGCCACCCTAAATTCACAAAGAACAGATTTAATTCAATCGCAAGCCTGTGCACTACCCTATGAAGATGTTGGTATCAATGAAAATATATCTCCAGCTAATAACCAAGACTATTGCGGCTATGATTTTGAATTAATAACTTCACTATTTAACTATTCAACTTCTAGTGTTTACGAATCTCAAATCTTTTTTCAAATTGATGATGGAGAAACACAAATGATGGAATGGAATGGTGACCTTCTGCCAAACTCCTCAGTAGAGATAAATCTTGGCAATTTCACTTTATCAGGAGGTCAACATACACTTTTAATTTATTCATCTTCTCCAAACGGGTTTCGTGATTTAAATCCCAACAATGACACGCTTTTGGTAAATTTTAATCTGAAAGATGGCACTCCATTTGAATTTCAAATTCAAACTGACAACTATGCTGAAGAAAACAGATGGGAAATACTTAATAATAACAACGAGATAATAGCATTTGAAAATGAACTTGAAAGCAATCAGCTCAATACGTTTAGTTTTTGTCAAGATATTGACAGTTGTTACACACTAATAGTTTACGATGAATATGAAGATGGCATTTGTTGCGATTTTGGTAATGGCTTTATTTCTATCAATAATCAGATATTTAACGGTAATTTTAATTCCGAAATTGAATTCGACTTATGCACTATTTCAACAATAAAGGATTTATCTCAACAAGACGCCTTGTTTATTTATCCAAATCCCAGTAATGGAGAGCTTACAATTGAATCCCCATTTGACATTGAAACCATAAAAATTTATGATTTAATGGGTAAGATTGTATTAGAAAAAAATTGCCAAAACAAACTAGAATGGTTAAGTTTGTCCTTTCTTAATAAAGGACCATATGTAGTTCTTATTAGTACCCAAAACAATTACGTTTATCATAAAAAAATAATCATTCAATGAGAAAGTATCTTTTAATAGCATTAGGCATTATACTTAGTCAATTGAGTTTTTCACAAATTAGCTCTGACGGTATTCCAGTAAGTTTTTCACAAACTCTTTCTAGAGAAGTTCCAACCATTGAACTAGTTGCTCCTAATGTTATGGCTTTAGAAAAAGAAGATAATGAAGATGCTTCAAAAGGTAAGCCATATCGTTATGCTGTGTTGATTGATAGTGATATAGACCCTTCCAAAGATGGCTTATGGGAAACTCTAGAAAATGACACCAGAGTTTGGCGAGTAAATATCAAATCTGAAGGAGCACAAGCTCTAGGGATATACTACGATGCTTTTTGGCTTCCATCAAATGGTGAATTATTTATTTACAACTCTGACAAAACAAAACTTCTGGGTGCTTATACCAAT of Flavobacteriales bacterium contains these proteins:
- a CDS encoding T9SS type A sorting domain-containing protein; this encodes MRRIIQIYLTVSFMTLISSEAFSQLRCGTMQRWTAEIKDHPHLIEKRQKIENDLIKWQKSTALNSYNIPVVFHILYENESENISLEQIQSQLDVLNQDFNRTNTDANQTPAEFLNVAANCNINFCLAQRTPNNDSTSGITYTQTDISSFSLYDNRIFQDSLGGKTIWDSKRYLNIYVCDLTNALGFSSFPGGIENRDAIVINYSNFGTIDVSPPFNKGRTATHELGHWLNLFHIWGDSNCGNDQVQDTPTQDTENYGCPSHPSPSCSNNGDMFQNFMDYTDDACMNLFTEGQKDRMHATLNSQRTDLIQSQACALPYEDVGINENISPANNQDYCGYDFELITSLFNYSTSSVYESQIFFQIDDGETQMMEWNGDLLPNSSVEINLGNFTLSGGQHTLLIYSSSPNGFRDLNPNNDTLLVNFNLKDGTPFEFQIQTDNYAEENRWEILNNNNEIIAFENELESNQLNTFSFCQDIDSCYTLIVYDEYEDGICCDFGNGFISINNQIFNGNFNSEIEFDLCTISTIKDLSQQDALFIYPNPSNGELTIESPFDIETIKIYDLMGKIVLEKNCQNKLEWLSLSFLNKGPYVVLISTQNNYVYHKKIIIQ
- a CDS encoding c-type cytochrome, with amino-acid sequence MKFSKYIYLLLTLILFSCQRDIPYIEPFVYNPTYVVLEKPKGFPQASIPADNPMTEEGIKLGKKLFYDPILSGDNTMSCADCHFQANSFSDPVQFSVGIEGVLGDMNASTIVNPAWNTSNFWDGRSVTLEDQAFGPVTSFIELHSPSWQEVSRKLMANDTYKNMFREAFNIEVIDSNYVVKAIAQFERTLISADSKFDKFLDYRASLTPSELRGKEIFTTEKGDCFHCHSYPLFTSNDFHNNGLDPELEMDNGRFNVTRDVNDKGKFKSPSLRNIELTAPYMHDGRFQTLEEVIEHYNFGGHNSTTIDPLMKKVGIGLGLSQQNKVDLINFLKTLTDTSFINNPNFQP